In Nostoc sp. UHCC 0926, a single genomic region encodes these proteins:
- a CDS encoding PstS family phosphate ABC transporter substrate-binding protein, which yields MDNTNQKKALINSEIALFLRGLIIGKVLTLMVIGGLLWWFLKPNLLSRSSVNSSNQSSNTVSSNTLPSTGSTFQTVADVPNASFNYGGSTAWASIRQLVDSQIQSVRPELQLRYVNPVNGSPGSSSGIRMLLDGKLDFAQSSRPLTDEEQAIAKERGFTLEERQVGKDGIAVVVNPSLNVSGLTVDQLQQIYLGKITNWNQVGGPNLAITPLSQRPEDADTVIFSSNSDLKGQPFGSNVQYVYSTTEAVRQLSKTPGSVYYASARSVLPQCSVKALQLGSTSGQLIPPYREPLVSPEQCPRRRNQLNTQAIKNGSYPIIANLSVIIKQNKGREEQIGDAYANLLLTDQGQKAIQQAGFVGVR from the coding sequence ATGGACAATACAAACCAAAAAAAAGCTTTAATTAACAGTGAAATAGCCCTCTTTCTTAGAGGTTTGATTATTGGTAAAGTGCTGACACTTATGGTTATTGGGGGACTGCTTTGGTGGTTCCTGAAGCCGAACTTATTGTCCCGCAGCAGCGTTAATTCCTCCAATCAAAGTTCCAACACCGTCTCTAGTAACACCCTTCCTAGTACTGGATCAACTTTTCAGACAGTTGCTGATGTCCCCAATGCCTCATTTAACTACGGAGGCAGTACCGCTTGGGCATCTATTCGGCAATTGGTAGATTCTCAGATCCAAAGCGTTCGCCCTGAACTGCAATTACGCTATGTAAACCCTGTTAATGGTAGCCCTGGTTCTAGCTCCGGCATTCGGATGTTGCTTGATGGGAAACTAGACTTTGCTCAGTCCTCCCGTCCTCTTACAGATGAAGAACAAGCTATTGCAAAAGAGCGAGGCTTCACCCTTGAGGAACGTCAGGTGGGTAAGGATGGCATAGCAGTGGTAGTCAACCCATCACTCAATGTGTCGGGTTTAACTGTTGATCAATTACAGCAGATTTATTTGGGGAAAATTACTAACTGGAATCAAGTAGGTGGGCCAAACCTAGCCATCACACCTTTGTCTCAACGACCAGAGGACGCAGATACAGTAATATTCTCTAGCAATAGCGACTTGAAAGGGCAACCATTTGGCTCTAATGTGCAATATGTCTACTCTACTACAGAGGCAGTGCGCCAACTCAGTAAAACTCCTGGTAGTGTCTATTACGCTTCTGCCCGTTCAGTATTACCTCAATGTAGTGTGAAGGCTTTGCAATTGGGTAGCACTTCTGGTCAGCTAATTCCTCCCTACCGCGAACCTCTGGTGTCACCTGAGCAGTGTCCACGTCGGCGCAACCAGCTAAATACTCAGGCTATCAAAAATGGTAGCTATCCCATTATCGCTAACTTGTCTGTGATTATTAAGCAGAATAAAGGTCGGGAGGAGCAGATTGGGGATGCTTATGCCAATCTTTTATTAACTGACCAGGGGCAAAAGGCAATTCAGCAAGCTGGTTTCGTCGGGGTTCGCTAG
- a CDS encoding ATP-binding protein: protein MSQDLLNSFQEAYSNLELFPLMERNEMERFRVEYGDDLIADLNQLVEDSPNGDGKIVFTGHRGCGKSTLLAEFSRQIQNKYFVVLFSIADKIEMSAVNHINILFAIAVNLMTEAEARKVDIPQSTKEALYKWFATRTRTEELNLQAEASIGFDLLKLISSKLKADASVRDEIKQEFERKLSDLVARINEIAALIQTATQQNVLVIIDDLDKLDLGRVNEIYRDNIKALCQPNFQIIYTIPIAVLRETFLSTIIATETNDQVVAMPVLKIFEKGKNRFPNAQPRPEATKILGEVLQKRISSELITAETAEKIVISSGGVLRELIRISKECCRICLRMIRRNPSAEIIIDDKILLQAINKIRNDFSIRLGKADIDILQSVYEQFMPNDPKQAEFLDLLHGLYVLEYRTDETWYDVHPIIIESLRRQGAINVK from the coding sequence ATGTCTCAAGACTTATTAAACTCCTTTCAAGAAGCATACAGCAATCTCGAACTGTTTCCGTTGATGGAACGGAACGAAATGGAAAGATTCAGAGTCGAATATGGTGATGATTTGATTGCAGACCTTAACCAATTAGTGGAAGATAGTCCCAATGGAGATGGCAAAATTGTCTTTACAGGACATCGGGGATGTGGTAAGTCCACTTTGTTAGCTGAATTTAGCAGACAAATTCAAAATAAATATTTTGTAGTTCTATTTTCTATTGCTGACAAAATTGAAATGTCGGCGGTTAACCATATTAATATCCTGTTTGCGATCGCAGTTAATTTAATGACCGAGGCAGAAGCACGCAAAGTTGATATTCCGCAATCTACTAAAGAAGCTCTTTATAAGTGGTTTGCTACCCGCACTCGCACTGAAGAATTAAATTTACAAGCAGAAGCTAGTATAGGTTTTGACCTCTTAAAATTGATTAGCTCTAAATTAAAAGCTGATGCTAGCGTTCGGGATGAAATTAAGCAAGAATTTGAACGTAAATTATCAGATTTAGTTGCCAGAATTAATGAAATTGCTGCTCTAATTCAAACTGCAACTCAACAAAACGTTTTAGTAATTATTGATGATTTAGATAAACTTGACTTAGGAAGAGTTAACGAAATTTATCGAGATAACATTAAAGCTCTCTGCCAACCTAACTTTCAAATTATCTACACTATCCCGATCGCAGTCCTTCGGGAAACATTTCTCAGCACAATAATTGCCACTGAAACCAACGACCAAGTTGTGGCGATGCCTGTCTTAAAAATCTTTGAGAAAGGTAAAAATAGGTTCCCTAATGCCCAACCTCGCCCGGAAGCAACAAAGATTCTCGGTGAAGTTTTGCAAAAGCGGATTTCCAGTGAATTAATCACAGCAGAAACTGCTGAAAAAATTGTCATTTCCAGTGGTGGTGTATTGCGAGAGTTAATTCGTATTTCTAAGGAATGTTGCCGGATTTGTTTGCGGATGATTCGGCGAAATCCCTCAGCAGAAATTATTATTGATGATAAAATTCTCCTTCAAGCAATCAATAAAATCCGCAATGATTTTTCCATTCGTTTAGGAAAAGCTGATATAGATATTTTGCAGAGTGTTTACGAACAATTTATGCCCAATGACCCCAAACAAGCAGAGTTTTTGGATTTGCTACATGGGCTGTATGTTCTAGAATATCGCACTGATGAAACTTGGTACGATGTTCATCCAATTATTATCGAAAGCTTGAGAAGACAGGGGGCCATTAATGTTAAATGA
- a CDS encoding serine/threonine-protein kinase, producing the protein MSQNPLVRKTLRSRFETVKLHKSGGYGNTYLLAGARRKRHQYSLARKTLRNRFEIVKHLGSGGSGDTYLAVDLDLPGQPHCVVKHFHPKDPNPAVLPIAKSLFDREAEVLYQLGNAHDQIPRLFAHFNEDGDFYLVQEFIDGHALTQEIVSGQRLSENTVLNLLKDILEVLAFVHQHNIIHRDIKPQNLMRRHSDQKIVLIDFGSIKKIGALGAGLTIAVGTPGYMPSEQAKGKPKLCSDIYAVGMIGIQALTGLIPEQLQDDPNTGEVIWRDKAQVSDGLANILDTMVRDRYNQRYQTAAEALQALNSDLVLSQSSQSVGINQNTDDSYLLTYRNFILLLGIGLGAITSLIVIVLIYTFINTGTSPPKQPTQLNNFIEKLVEPRFTNVNLNSIAVKLAVNRRVYKSNSTIAKTTKK; encoded by the coding sequence ATGAGCCAAAACCCTCTAGTCAGAAAAACACTCCGCAGTCGCTTTGAGACTGTCAAACTGCACAAAAGCGGAGGATATGGTAATACTTACTTGTTAGCAGGTGCTAGACGTAAAAGACATCAATACTCTCTCGCCAGAAAAACACTTCGGAATCGCTTTGAGATTGTCAAACACTTAGGAAGCGGAGGATCTGGTGATACCTACTTAGCCGTAGACCTGGATTTACCAGGACAACCCCATTGTGTTGTCAAACATTTCCACCCCAAAGATCCCAATCCTGCTGTTCTACCCATCGCTAAAAGTCTATTTGATCGGGAAGCGGAAGTTTTATACCAGCTAGGCAACGCTCATGATCAAATTCCTAGATTGTTTGCCCATTTTAATGAAGATGGAGATTTTTATTTAGTCCAGGAATTTATTGACGGTCATGCCTTGACTCAAGAAATTGTATCAGGTCAGCGTCTTAGCGAGAATACAGTCTTAAATTTATTAAAAGACATCCTGGAAGTGCTAGCCTTCGTCCACCAACACAATATTATTCACCGGGATATCAAGCCCCAAAATTTAATGCGGCGGCACTCCGATCAAAAGATTGTGCTAATTGACTTTGGGAGTATTAAGAAAATTGGTGCTTTGGGAGCAGGCTTAACAATTGCTGTTGGGACTCCTGGCTATATGCCAAGCGAACAGGCTAAGGGAAAGCCAAAACTTTGCAGCGATATCTATGCAGTAGGGATGATTGGCATTCAAGCTTTGACAGGCTTAATACCTGAGCAACTCCAAGATGATCCTAATACTGGAGAAGTTATCTGGCGCGATAAAGCACAAGTAAGTGATGGTCTTGCAAATATTTTAGATACAATGGTTCGCGATCGCTATAATCAGCGTTACCAGACTGCCGCAGAAGCTCTGCAAGCGCTTAATTCTGATCTGGTGTTGTCACAGTCTTCACAATCTGTTGGCATAAACCAAAATACTGATGATAGCTACTTGCTAACTTATAGAAATTTTATTTTGCTGCTAGGAATAGGGCTTGGTGCTATCACTAGTTTGATAGTAATAGTTTTAATATATACATTTATTAATACAGGGACATCGCCTCCAAAGCAACCTACTCAATTAAATAATTTTATAGAAAAATTGGTTGAGCCACGGTTCACTAATGTTAATCTGAATAGCATCGCAGTCAAATTAGCAGTTAACAGAAGAGTCTATAAAAGCAATTCCACCATTGCAAAAACTACTAAAAAATAA
- a CDS encoding tetratricopeptide repeat protein, with the protein MLNEELLDDEEENQDAYDDLIVSIEAQKRGLNLLIAVCNDASFRDEIIAQYEAELQPAFRPYRATLARQEPSLKAVLNQLVQQEEYLCQHNQAVITVTGAEQLYFLRLGKEQSEQEKFFGYLQWTREGLREFPFAIVLWVTNQILVNLIKKAPDFWSWRNGVFRFESKKTNAIPGKELEHIRFVFRDTELASTDTNQDNSFFLPIQDLQGLIEKVEQERGTKDPSLATLYSRLGDIYRSRLDRGESQNYQEEQELAIKYWRQASELQNELGLQIDLATSFNNLAGLYRATGRYNQAEPLYQQALELTKRLLGDNHPSFATSLNNLAGLYKSTGQYSKAELLYQQALELRRRLCGENHADVAASLNDLALLYDEQGRYDEAEPLYLQSLELEKSLLGENHLSFAHILNNLALLYYHQGRYSEAEPLSQQAIELDKRFLGEENPDVATDLHNLGLIYRAQGRYDQAESLFLQSLELKQRLLQKAHPLLADTIYALGYMYREQGRYNEAEPLCVKALELDKHLLGENHPNVAESLNNLAEIYRETGRYGEAKPLYLQALDICERVWGVNHIRSLNIRQNLEKLAAAMQNNGECDRIT; encoded by the coding sequence ATGTTAAATGAAGAATTATTAGATGATGAAGAAGAAAATCAAGATGCGTATGATGATTTAATTGTTTCTATTGAAGCTCAAAAACGGGGATTAAATTTACTGATTGCAGTTTGCAATGATGCTAGCTTTCGTGATGAAATTATTGCCCAGTATGAAGCTGAACTACAACCCGCTTTCCGTCCATATCGAGCGACTTTAGCACGTCAGGAACCGAGTCTAAAAGCTGTTCTTAACCAACTGGTACAACAAGAAGAATATCTTTGTCAGCATAACCAGGCGGTGATCACTGTGACGGGGGCTGAACAACTTTATTTTCTCAGATTGGGAAAAGAGCAATCAGAACAGGAGAAATTTTTTGGTTACTTACAGTGGACAAGAGAAGGATTGCGCGAGTTTCCTTTTGCGATCGTGCTTTGGGTAACTAACCAAATTTTAGTCAACCTGATTAAAAAAGCCCCTGACTTTTGGAGTTGGCGTAATGGTGTATTCCGGTTTGAATCTAAAAAGACGAATGCTATTCCTGGTAAAGAACTAGAACATATACGCTTTGTTTTTAGAGACACGGAATTAGCTAGCACAGATACTAATCAAGATAACTCCTTTTTCTTACCCATCCAAGATTTACAAGGATTAATCGAGAAAGTAGAACAGGAACGGGGAACTAAAGATCCCAGCTTGGCTACCTTATATTCAAGGTTGGGTGATATTTACCGCAGCAGATTAGATCGGGGTGAATCTCAAAATTATCAAGAAGAACAGGAATTAGCAATTAAGTATTGGCGTCAGGCGAGTGAATTGCAAAATGAATTAGGTTTGCAGATAGACTTAGCTACTAGCTTCAACAATTTAGCAGGACTATACCGTGCAACAGGACGCTACAACCAAGCAGAACCACTATATCAACAAGCTTTAGAACTAACGAAACGCCTGCTAGGAGACAACCATCCATCTTTTGCTACTAGCCTGAATAATTTGGCGGGACTCTATAAATCTACTGGACAATATAGTAAAGCGGAACTCCTATATCAACAAGCTTTGGAACTGAGGAGACGCCTATGTGGAGAAAACCATGCTGATGTCGCCGCCAGTCTTAACGATTTGGCATTACTATATGATGAACAAGGACGTTATGACGAAGCAGAACCTCTCTATCTGCAATCATTAGAACTCGAAAAAAGTCTGCTTGGCGAAAATCATCTTTCTTTCGCTCATATACTGAATAATTTAGCGCTACTTTATTATCATCAAGGACGTTATAGTGAAGCTGAACCATTGTCGCAACAAGCAATAGAACTAGATAAGCGATTTTTGGGAGAAGAGAATCCTGATGTTGCAACAGATTTGCACAATTTAGGTTTAATATACCGCGCTCAAGGACGTTACGATCAAGCCGAATCTTTGTTTTTGCAATCATTGGAACTCAAGCAGCGTCTATTGCAAAAGGCGCATCCACTTTTAGCAGATACTATCTATGCTCTTGGTTATATGTACAGAGAGCAGGGGCGTTACAATGAAGCGGAACCCTTATGTGTAAAAGCCTTAGAACTTGATAAGCACCTATTGGGAGAAAATCATCCCAATGTTGCCGAAAGTCTCAATAATCTGGCAGAAATTTATCGTGAAACTGGACGTTATGGTGAAGCGAAACCGCTTTATTTACAAGCTTTAGATATTTGTGAACGAGTCTGGGGCGTTAATCATATTCGTAGTCTCAATATTCGTCAAAATCTAGAAAAACTTGCCGCAGCAATGCAGAATAATGGAGAGTGCGATCGCATTACATAG
- a CDS encoding Uma2 family endonuclease yields the protein MLQTPSKSITLDEFLKLPETEPASEYIDGQIIQKPMPQGKHSTIQTEFSTTVNVILKPQQIARAFSELRCTFDGRSIIPDVSVFTWGRIPRDEKGEVANTFLIAPDWTIEILSPDQSQTKVTKNILRCLNFGTQMGWLIDPNEQTVFVYLPKQQPEVFDEPQQKLPVPSFANELNLTVASVFGWLLE from the coding sequence ATGCTACAAACCCCATCTAAATCGATAACTTTAGATGAGTTTCTCAAGCTACCAGAAACAGAACCTGCTAGCGAATATATTGATGGACAAATCATCCAGAAACCAATGCCACAGGGTAAGCACAGCACAATTCAAACCGAGTTTTCTACTACTGTCAACGTAATTCTTAAACCTCAACAGATTGCACGAGCATTTTCAGAGTTACGTTGCACATTTGATGGACGCTCAATAATTCCAGATGTGTCTGTGTTTACTTGGGGTAGAATTCCCCGCGACGAAAAAGGCGAGGTTGCTAATACCTTTTTAATAGCTCCTGACTGGACAATTGAGATTCTCTCACCTGACCAAAGTCAAACAAAAGTCACCAAAAATATTTTGCGTTGCCTCAATTTTGGCACTCAAATGGGTTGGTTAATTGACCCAAATGAGCAAACAGTGTTTGTTTATCTTCCCAAGCAGCAACCAGAAGTATTTGATGAACCACAGCAAAAACTTCCTGTTCCATCTTTTGCTAATGAGTTAAATCTGACCGTGGCATCTGTTTTTGGGTGGTTATTAGAGTAA
- a CDS encoding NACHT domain-containing protein, translated as MSRTPKSRSIAATPEGLEQVRCRMAELKKPDDEILNKRGKKSWTQEYLAKKSFVDDSTVKRFLRREAVDESSLRSIIDALSLNWNDIADESSSAQTINWREVCNKMLEPQRRTTSNFIMQDESARKDKEQIYVPLALVQRTKTDKRDKGNFSPDAGTRLYEPQYETQQRFEHEAFLSQILEHSEGKTKGQQIAVIGEPGAGKTTLLQTIAFWVLEKDLGLPVWVSLADLGRNGTLTDIQTYICNGWLEQAIPATQLTQEVREDFTKQIQQGRVWLLLDGVDEMSGGEASHQPLEEISRQLTGWLRSSRVVLTCRLNVWQADVNALETFETYRLLDFDYPQQVHQFIDNWFGNLSKKGERLKAELDSAERVRLQDLVQTPLRLALLCGIWQGEEEKLPETKAGLYHQCVQQFYRWKQNRFPTSIKEQRDLNKALGLLALRDIKEGSSRFRLRESFISEELGDVDDETSLFYKAWQLGWLNLLAKKRFMPSTMPPLRNILPR; from the coding sequence ATGAGTAGAACGCCAAAGTCTCGTAGTATCGCAGCAACCCCAGAAGGACTTGAACAAGTTCGTTGCAGAATGGCTGAACTTAAAAAGCCAGACGACGAAATCTTGAATAAGCGTGGTAAAAAGTCTTGGACTCAGGAATACTTAGCAAAAAAGTCTTTTGTAGACGATAGTACAGTTAAAAGATTTCTCAGAAGAGAGGCTGTAGATGAAAGTAGTTTGCGGTCTATTATTGATGCTCTGAGTCTAAATTGGAATGATATTGCTGATGAAAGTTCTTCAGCACAGACTATCAACTGGCGCGAAGTCTGTAACAAGATGCTAGAACCGCAGCGGCGGACAACCAGCAATTTCATCATGCAAGATGAATCTGCCAGAAAAGATAAAGAACAAATTTATGTTCCTTTAGCATTGGTACAACGCACAAAAACAGATAAACGCGATAAGGGTAACTTTTCCCCAGATGCGGGAACACGGCTTTATGAACCGCAGTATGAAACGCAGCAGCGATTTGAGCATGAAGCTTTCTTAAGTCAAATTCTAGAACATAGCGAAGGTAAAACCAAAGGTCAGCAAATAGCTGTGATTGGAGAACCGGGTGCAGGAAAAACAACACTCCTGCAAACTATAGCTTTTTGGGTGTTAGAGAAAGACTTAGGTTTACCAGTCTGGGTTTCTCTGGCAGACTTGGGGCGAAATGGTACTTTGACAGATATTCAAACATATATATGTAATGGTTGGCTAGAGCAAGCAATTCCTGCAACACAATTAACTCAGGAAGTGCGGGAAGACTTTACAAAGCAAATACAGCAGGGACGAGTGTGGCTGCTGTTAGATGGGGTAGATGAAATGTCTGGAGGAGAAGCATCTCACCAGCCATTAGAGGAAATTTCCCGTCAGTTAACTGGATGGCTACGTTCATCACGAGTAGTGTTAACTTGTCGGCTGAATGTTTGGCAAGCAGATGTTAACGCCCTGGAAACCTTTGAAACCTATCGCTTGCTAGACTTTGACTATCCCCAACAGGTGCATCAGTTTATCGATAACTGGTTTGGCAACCTCAGTAAAAAAGGAGAACGGTTAAAGGCAGAATTAGACTCAGCTGAACGAGTACGCCTGCAAGACTTGGTGCAAACTCCCCTGCGGTTGGCACTATTGTGTGGTATATGGCAGGGTGAAGAAGAGAAGTTACCAGAGACAAAAGCGGGACTGTATCATCAGTGTGTGCAGCAATTCTACAGATGGAAACAAAATCGTTTCCCCACCAGCATAAAAGAACAACGCGATTTAAACAAAGCCTTGGGACTTTTAGCACTGCGGGATATCAAAGAAGGCAGTTCGCGGTTCCGGTTGCGGGAAAGTTTTATCAGTGAGGAACTGGGAGATGTAGATGATGAGACTTCACTGTTTTACAAAGCTTGGCAACTCGGCTGGCTGAATCTCCTAGCAAAGAAAAGGTTTATGCCTTCTACCATGCCACCTTTGAGGAATATTTTGCCGCGTTAG